The genomic interval GTAGCAAAAGCAGAAGCTGAAAAATTATTAGCTGAATTGACTCCTGAAAACTTTAGTGAAAAAGGAAAAACTTTAGGAAATAATCAAGATATTATCTATCAAGATTTAGGAACTTTTGGTACAAAAGCAATGGTTAAAGAATTTGAAGAAGCATTGAAAGATGTTCCTTCAAATACTGTAATAAATAAAGTTATAAAAACAAAATTTGGTTATCATCTTGTTTATGTAAAGAAAAATGATAACAATCAACAATGGTCAGCTGAACATATTTTAATTGTTCCATATCCTTCTGATAAAACAGTTGCAGGAAAACTTGAAAAATTAGAAAAACTTAAGGCTGATATAGAAGCTGGAACTTTAGCTTTAAATGATAAAATAGATGAAGATGTAATTCAAAGTTTTGATGCAAAAGGTATAACTCCAGATGGAGTAATTCCAGATTTTGTTTATAGTCCTGAAATAGCAAAAGCTGTGTTTGAAACTCCTTTAAATAAGGTTGGAATAATAAATCCTAATAAAGCTACTATAGTAGTTTTCCAAAAAACTAAGGAAGTTAAAGCAGAAGAAGCTAATTTCACTAAATTAAAAGAAGAAGTTAGAAAAGATTATATAAATAAACAAGTTGGAGAATATATGTCAAAGTTATTCTAAGACTAAAGGGGTTGTTGTGATACAATAGCCCCTTTTGTATCTTATTTTTGGAGGGATTATGTATTTTAGAAATGAGGATATAGAAAAGTTACTAGATAGTTTGAGAATAGAAGAAGTTGTTGGAGAATTTGTTGATTTAAAAAAATCAGGTTCAAGCTATAAAGGCCTATGTCCTTTTCATGCTGATACCAATCCATCATTTTCAGTAAAACCTGAAAAAAAAATATGTAAATGCTTTGTTTGTGGCTCTGGTGGAAATGCTATAAATTTTTACTCAAAAATAAAAAATATTCCCTATATGGAAGCAGTAAAAGAACTAGCACAAAAATATAGAGTTAATATAAAAGAGTACAATGCTAAAAATACAGATATAGATAATGAGAAATTCTATCAAATTATGGAAGATAGCCATAATTTTTTTATGGATAAGATGTTTGCACAAGAATCAAGAACGGCATTGAATTATCTATCAAATAGAGGTTTAGATACAGATCTAATAAAAGAACATAGACTTGGTTATGCCCCTGCAAAGTGGTCAGAATTATATGATTTCTTGAAAGAAAAAAATTATAGTGACGAAGATTTATTAACTTTAGGTCTTATAAAACAGAATGAAGAAGGAAGAATTTACGATACTTTTAGAAATAGAATAATCTTCCCTATATACTCTATTAGTAATAGAATAATAGCTTTTGGTGGAAGAAGTTTAGAAAAAGATGATACTATACCAAAGTATATAAACTCACCAGATACTCCTATTTTTAAAAAGGGTAAAAATATTTATGGGATTGAAAGAGCTATCAATATAAGAAATAAAAATTATTCCATTTTAATGGAAGGATATATGGACGTATTGTCAGCAAATATTTTTGATTTTGATACTAGTATTGCTCCTTTAGGAACAGCTTTAACAGTAGAGCAAGCTCAGTTAATTAAAAGATACTCATCTAATATTTTGCTATGTTTTGATATGGATAAGGCTGGAAAATCAGCAACAGAAAGAGCTTCATTTATACTGAAGTCTCAAGGCTTTAATATAAGAGTTTTACAATTTGATGATGCTAAAGATCCTGATGAGTATTTAAAAAAGAATGGAAGAGAAGCTTTTTTAGAAGTTGTACAAAAATCATTAGAAATTTTTGATTTTTTATATGAGTTATATTCGAGTGAATATGATTTAACCAATATCATAGCAAAACAAAATTTTATAGAAAGATTTAAAGAATTCTTTGCATATTTAACTACAGATTTAGAAAAAGAAATGTATTTAAAGAATTTATCTGAAAAGATAGATATCAGTATAGATATTTTAAGAAAAACTCTAGTTGAAGAAAATAAAAAGAAATTCATTGTCAAAGATTATATTGATGAAATTGAAGAGAAAGAAACAGAAAAAAAAGAATTTAAAAAAGCCAATAATCTTGAGCTTTCAATAGTTGAAATGCTATTAAAAAAGCCTGAATATTATGAGTTTTTTAAAGATGAGAAATTTGAAAGTGATATAGCAAATAAAACTTTAAAATTTTTTGAAGAAAAAATAAAGGAAAATTTTAATTTTGAGAGTAATAATCTAATGAGAGAATTTGAAAATTATATAAGAAATGATAATGAAAGTCATTCAGAGTATATAAATAGTAATATTGCAAGAATAATATTAAATTATGTTATAGATACAGAAGTTAAAATAGAAGAAAAAAATTTCCTAAAATTATTTAAAGATTATTTTAGAGTTAAGGTAAAATTAAGAGATAAAACTAATGATGATTTTCAAAAGATAGTATATTTTTCAAAATTTAAAGATAAAATAGAAAAAAGTAGAAGTGTTGAAGAATTTATAGAAATCTATAATTCATTTAAGTATCTTTTTTAACATTAAGTTTTAGCTAAGGGAGGATTAATAGTGAAAGAGATAATAAGAACAAAAAAAGGAAGAGAGTTCGTAAACGAAGTAAGAGAAAAGAAAAAAACAACTTATGAAGAAATAAATAAATGTTTCAGTAAAGATTACACTGAGGAACAAATAAATGAATTAGTTAAAATTTTCTTAGAAGAAGGAATAGAAGTATTAAGTGAAACTGAAACTAAAGCTAAAAGTAAAACTAAAGCTAGAACTAAGTCAAAAGCAAAGGCTAAAGAAGAAGCTAAAGCTGAATTAGATGAAGAAAAAGACTTAAATGAAAAAGAAAAAGTTGAAATAGAAGAAACTGAAGAAAAAGAATTAGATGAAGAAGAAGATGAAGAAAAAGATGATGATGAGGAAATTGAAGAAAAAGAATTAGATGATGAGTATGTTGAAGAAGAAACAGATGACTCATTAGATGATGAAGAAAAAGATGATGATGATGTAGACACAGATACTTTCATAGGTTTTGAAGATGAATTTAATCCTGATTATATTGAGGATATAAGTGAGGAAGAACTTAGTAATGAAAAGTTACTAAATTTAGGAAATAGTGCAAAGGTTGATGAACCTATAAAGATGTATTTAAGAGAAATAGGTCAAGTTCCACTATTAACTCATGATGAAGAAATTGAATATGCTAAAAGAGCTTATGAAGGTGATGAAGAAGCAAGTCAAAAACTTATAGAATCAAACTTAAGACTTGTTGTAAGTATTGCTAAAAAGCATACAAACAGAGGTTTAAAACTTCTTGATTTAATACAAGAAGGTAATATAGGACTTATGAAAGCGGTTGAAAAATTTGAATATACAAAAGGATATAAATTTTCAACTTATGCAACTTGGTGGATAAGACAAGCTATAACAAGAGCGATAGCTGACCAAGGAAGAACAATAAGAATACCTGTTCATATGATAGAAACTATAAATAAGATTAAAAAAGAATCAAGAATATATTTACAAGAAACTGGAAAAGATGCTTCTCCTGAAATTTTAGCTGAAAGATTAGGAATGGAAGTTGAAAAGATAAAGGCTATTCAAGAAATGAATCAAGAACCTATATCTCTTGAAACTCCAGTTGGAAGTGAAGAAGATAGTGAATTAGGAGATTTCGTTGAAGACCAAAAGACAACAAGT from Fusobacterium pseudoperiodonticum carries:
- the dnaG gene encoding DNA primase; translation: MYFRNEDIEKLLDSLRIEEVVGEFVDLKKSGSSYKGLCPFHADTNPSFSVKPEKKICKCFVCGSGGNAINFYSKIKNIPYMEAVKELAQKYRVNIKEYNAKNTDIDNEKFYQIMEDSHNFFMDKMFAQESRTALNYLSNRGLDTDLIKEHRLGYAPAKWSELYDFLKEKNYSDEDLLTLGLIKQNEEGRIYDTFRNRIIFPIYSISNRIIAFGGRSLEKDDTIPKYINSPDTPIFKKGKNIYGIERAINIRNKNYSILMEGYMDVLSANIFDFDTSIAPLGTALTVEQAQLIKRYSSNILLCFDMDKAGKSATERASFILKSQGFNIRVLQFDDAKDPDEYLKKNGREAFLEVVQKSLEIFDFLYELYSSEYDLTNIIAKQNFIERFKEFFAYLTTDLEKEMYLKNLSEKIDISIDILRKTLVEENKKKFIVKDYIDEIEEKETEKKEFKKANNLELSIVEMLLKKPEYYEFFKDEKFESDIANKTLKFFEEKIKENFNFESNNLMREFENYIRNDNESHSEYINSNIARIILNYVIDTEVKIEEKNFLKLFKDYFRVKVKLRDKTNDDFQKIVYFSKFKDKIEKSRSVEEFIEIYNSFKYLF
- the rpoD gene encoding RNA polymerase sigma factor RpoD produces the protein MKEIIRTKKGREFVNEVREKKKTTYEEINKCFSKDYTEEQINELVKIFLEEGIEVLSETETKAKSKTKARTKSKAKAKEEAKAELDEEKDLNEKEKVEIEETEEKELDEEEDEEKDDDEEIEEKELDDEYVEEETDDSLDDEEKDDDDVDTDTFIGFEDEFNPDYIEDISEEELSNEKLLNLGNSAKVDEPIKMYLREIGQVPLLTHDEEIEYAKRAYEGDEEASQKLIESNLRLVVSIAKKHTNRGLKLLDLIQEGNIGLMKAVEKFEYTKGYKFSTYATWWIRQAITRAIADQGRTIRIPVHMIETINKIKKESRIYLQETGKDASPEILAERLGMEVEKIKAIQEMNQEPISLETPVGSEEDSELGDFVEDQKTTSPYEATNRAILREELDGVLKTLSPREEKVLRYRYGLDDSSPKTLEEVGKIFNVTRERIRQIEVKALRKLRHPSRKKKLEDFKVD